From one Bacteroides fragilis NCTC 9343 genomic stretch:
- the leuB gene encoding 3-isopropylmalate dehydrogenase: MDFKIAVLAGDGIGPEISVQGVEVMSAVCEKFGHKVNYEYAICGADAIDKVGDPFPEETYRVCKNADAVLFSAVGDPKFDNDPTAKVRPEQGLLAMRKKLGLFANIRPVQTFKCLVHKSPLRAELVEGADFLCIRELTGGMYFGEKYQDNDKAYDTNMYTRPEIERILKVGFEYAMKRRKHLTVVDKANVLASSRLWRQIAQEMAPQYPEVTTDYMFVDNAAMKMIQEPKFFDVMVTENTFGDILTDEGSVISGSMGLLPSASTGESTPVFEPIHGSWPQAKGLNIANPLAQILSVAMLFEYFDCKAEGALIRKAVDASLDANVRTPEIQVEGGEKFGTKEVGAWIVDYIRKA, from the coding sequence ATGGATTTTAAAATTGCTGTATTAGCCGGTGACGGTATCGGACCGGAAATCTCTGTACAAGGTGTGGAGGTAATGAGTGCCGTCTGTGAGAAGTTTGGACATAAAGTAAACTATGAATATGCCATTTGCGGTGCGGATGCCATTGATAAAGTAGGCGATCCTTTTCCGGAAGAAACTTACCGGGTTTGTAAGAATGCCGATGCAGTTCTTTTTTCGGCCGTAGGTGATCCTAAGTTTGACAATGACCCGACTGCCAAGGTGCGTCCGGAGCAGGGGCTACTGGCTATGCGTAAAAAACTCGGCTTATTTGCCAATATCCGTCCTGTCCAAACATTTAAGTGTTTGGTGCACAAGTCTCCTCTTCGTGCAGAGTTAGTAGAAGGAGCCGATTTTCTGTGTATTCGCGAATTGACCGGAGGTATGTATTTTGGTGAAAAATATCAGGATAATGACAAAGCATACGACACGAATATGTATACACGTCCTGAGATAGAACGTATCTTGAAAGTCGGTTTCGAATATGCTATGAAGCGTCGTAAGCACTTGACTGTTGTAGATAAAGCTAATGTGCTTGCTTCCAGTCGTCTATGGAGGCAGATTGCACAAGAAATGGCGCCGCAGTATCCGGAGGTGACCACTGATTATATGTTTGTGGATAATGCTGCAATGAAGATGATTCAGGAGCCTAAATTTTTTGATGTGATGGTGACGGAGAATACCTTTGGTGATATTCTTACCGATGAAGGGTCTGTCATCAGTGGCTCTATGGGGTTGCTTCCGTCTGCTTCTACAGGTGAGAGTACTCCGGTGTTCGAGCCGATTCACGGTTCGTGGCCGCAAGCAAAAGGCTTGAATATCGCTAATCCGCTGGCGCAAATTCTTTCGGTGGCCATGCTGTTCGAATACTTCGATTGTAAAGCTGAAGGTGCATTGATCCGCAAAGCAGTTGATGCTTCTTTGGATGCTAATGTACGTACACCCGAGATTCAAGTGGAAGGTGGTGAAAAATTTGGTACGAAAGAAGTAGGGGCATGGATTGTTGATTACATCCGGAAAGCATGA